One window of Thermoplasmata archaeon genomic DNA carries:
- a CDS encoding DUF763 domain-containing protein, whose translation MLRTGVAELPLHEGRAPPWLFKRMVRLAGAISAVIVEEKGCDELLRRISHPYWFQAFSCVLGFDWHSSGTTTVTMGALKEALKREELGVSVVGGKGALSRALPSELEELGRRWGFGEEDVARLTRSSRMCAKVDTSAIQDGHQIYHHTMLVSDKGKWAVVQQGMDESSGYARRYHWLSENVRDFVSDSGEFIAGAIKKRDGEVLDLTAPASEECRKITLDLVAEGPRRLQDMVRVLPDSTRPFGVAGTASKVGLRRAGQAFLEDFGGGAPGRVVTLRMPRGINWDVLRKAYEFRPCNYEDFLGLRGVGPATVRALALISEVVYGAPPSWKDPVKFSFAVGGKDGVPFPVDRAAMDRSTELLREALEAARGIDGRERLDAIRRLRRIVP comes from the coding sequence ATGCTTCGAACGGGCGTGGCTGAGCTGCCTCTCCACGAGGGCCGGGCTCCCCCCTGGCTTTTCAAACGTATGGTCCGCCTCGCGGGTGCGATCTCGGCGGTGATAGTAGAAGAGAAAGGGTGCGATGAGCTCCTCAGGCGAATCTCCCACCCATACTGGTTCCAGGCCTTCTCGTGCGTTCTTGGCTTCGACTGGCACAGCTCCGGGACGACAACGGTGACGATGGGTGCGCTGAAGGAGGCTCTCAAGAGGGAGGAGCTGGGGGTCAGCGTTGTGGGCGGAAAGGGCGCGCTTTCGCGCGCTCTCCCCTCCGAGCTAGAGGAGCTCGGGAGGAGGTGGGGGTTTGGAGAGGAGGATGTGGCGAGGCTCACCCGCTCGAGCAGGATGTGCGCGAAGGTCGATACCAGCGCCATCCAGGACGGTCACCAGATATACCATCACACGATGCTCGTGAGCGATAAGGGGAAATGGGCCGTCGTCCAGCAGGGGATGGATGAGAGCTCCGGGTACGCAAGGCGCTATCACTGGCTATCCGAGAATGTGAGGGATTTTGTAAGCGACTCCGGCGAATTCATCGCAGGAGCTATAAAAAAGAGGGATGGAGAGGTGCTCGACCTAACAGCACCCGCGAGCGAGGAGTGCAGGAAAATCACTCTGGACCTCGTGGCTGAGGGGCCACGGAGACTTCAGGACATGGTGCGTGTCCTGCCCGACTCCACACGGCCCTTTGGGGTGGCGGGGACCGCTTCTAAGGTAGGGCTGAGGCGCGCTGGCCAGGCCTTTCTGGAGGACTTTGGCGGAGGGGCCCCGGGCAGGGTTGTGACGTTGAGAATGCCCCGGGGAATTAACTGGGATGTCCTCAGGAAGGCGTATGAGTTCAGGCCCTGCAACTATGAAGACTTCCTCGGGCTCAGAGGTGTGGGCCCTGCGACAGTGCGCGCCCTCGCCCTGATTTCAGAAGTGGTCTATGGTGCCCCTCCGAGCTGGAAAGACCCCGTGAAGTTTTCCTTCGCCGTGGGGGGAAAGGATGGGGTGCCTTTCCCCGTCGATAGGGCGGCGATGGACCGCTCTACGGAGCTCCTGAGGGAGGCTCTTGAGGCCGCCAGGGGGATCGATGGAAGGGAGAGGCTGGATGCGATCCGGAGGCTTCGAAGGATTGTCCCTTAG
- the nth gene encoding endonuclease III, giving the protein MRNGGCARPATVLRLLRRRYPEARLEPADPFQTLIATVLSQRTREENTAIASRRLFERFPDAPSLASAPVEEVERLIKPCGFYRMKANTIVRIARELVERHGGWVPRCREELLKLPGVGRKTANCVLVYAFGIPAIPVDTHVHRISNRLGWVRTITPEETERELERLIPRNQWLDINELFVLFGRELCRPLGPRCAECPIRDCPSRGRLAEGRRRGRASAPGLAGTVLGEVGRLAGTGPR; this is encoded by the coding sequence ATGAGGAACGGAGGTTGCGCGCGGCCCGCCACGGTCCTCCGGCTCCTCAGGCGCAGGTACCCTGAGGCACGGCTGGAGCCCGCCGACCCTTTCCAAACCCTGATAGCGACAGTCCTCTCCCAGAGAACGAGGGAGGAGAACACCGCCATCGCCTCCCGCAGGCTTTTCGAGCGCTTCCCCGACGCCCCCTCGCTGGCCTCGGCCCCCGTGGAGGAGGTCGAGCGTCTCATCAAGCCCTGCGGATTCTACAGGATGAAAGCCAATACAATCGTGCGCATCGCCAGAGAGCTCGTGGAGAGGCACGGGGGTTGGGTTCCGCGATGCCGTGAGGAGCTTCTAAAGCTCCCTGGCGTGGGCCGGAAGACCGCCAACTGCGTTCTCGTCTATGCCTTCGGCATCCCCGCAATACCCGTGGACACGCACGTCCACAGAATATCCAACAGGCTCGGCTGGGTCAGGACGATAACGCCGGAGGAAACCGAGAGGGAGCTCGAGCGCCTCATCCCCAGAAATCAATGGCTCGACATCAACGAGCTATTCGTACTCTTCGGTAGGGAGCTCTGCAGGCCCTTGGGCCCCAGATGCGCTGAGTGCCCCATCCGGGACTGCCCGTCAAGGGGCAGGCTGGCGGAGGGGAGGAGGCGCGGGAGGGCCTCGGCCCCCGGGCTCGCCGGGACGGTGCTGGGCGAGGTGGGGAGGCTGGCAGGCACCGGCCCCCGATAG
- the hutI gene encoding imidazolonepropionase: MVTRPRRSADLLIVNASELVTLAGPARPRRGREMEELGIIKDGALAIRGGRVVAAGPTSEVRACFCQRRGRPLDASGKTVIPGLVDPHTHPVFAGSREGDLIMKLEGRSYLDILKAGGGIMSTVRATRAATEGELLDALLQRLDRALLHGTTTIEAKSGYGLDVPTELRLLRVLRAAGRRHPITIVPTFMGAHALPPEFSGRPHEYIDHLIREALPEIARHRLAEYCDVFCEEGVFTVEQSRRLLLAAKRLGLWPRIHADELARTGGAELAAELGAASADHLLRSSQEGLKEMAEAGVVGVLLPATVLSLMSREYPDARGMVSLGIPLALATDLNPNCMTESMPFVIALSCYCMRMKPSEALTASTINAAYAIGRGAELGSLEPGKRADAVILDAPNYIHIAYHFGVNIVDTVLKGGRVVIRGGRPVWKRRSRGP; encoded by the coding sequence ATGGTAACGAGGCCTAGAAGGAGCGCGGACCTGCTCATCGTCAACGCCTCCGAGCTTGTGACCCTCGCTGGCCCCGCGAGGCCTAGGCGCGGGAGGGAGATGGAGGAGCTCGGGATAATCAAAGACGGCGCCCTCGCGATTCGGGGCGGAAGGGTCGTCGCCGCCGGCCCGACATCCGAAGTCAGGGCCTGTTTCTGTCAGAGAAGGGGTAGGCCGCTGGATGCATCCGGAAAGACAGTGATTCCCGGTCTCGTGGACCCCCACACCCACCCCGTTTTCGCTGGGTCGAGGGAGGGGGATCTCATCATGAAGCTCGAGGGCAGGAGCTATCTAGACATTCTAAAGGCGGGAGGGGGGATAATGAGCACCGTCAGGGCCACGCGGGCGGCGACGGAAGGGGAGCTCCTCGACGCCCTCCTCCAGAGGCTCGACAGGGCCCTCCTGCATGGCACAACCACAATCGAGGCCAAGTCGGGCTACGGCTTGGACGTCCCCACCGAGCTCCGCCTACTGAGAGTGTTGCGGGCCGCGGGGCGGAGGCACCCCATAACAATCGTTCCGACCTTCATGGGTGCCCACGCCCTCCCGCCGGAGTTCAGCGGGAGGCCTCATGAGTACATCGACCACCTCATACGCGAGGCCCTCCCAGAGATCGCGAGGCACCGTCTCGCGGAGTACTGCGACGTCTTCTGCGAGGAGGGCGTGTTCACGGTCGAGCAGAGCCGGAGGCTCCTTCTGGCGGCGAAGAGACTCGGTCTCTGGCCCCGAATTCACGCCGACGAGCTAGCCCGGACCGGAGGGGCTGAGCTCGCCGCGGAACTCGGGGCCGCCTCGGCAGACCACTTGCTCAGGTCCTCACAAGAGGGACTGAAGGAAATGGCGGAGGCGGGAGTTGTGGGCGTCCTCCTTCCCGCGACGGTTCTTTCATTGATGAGCCGGGAGTACCCCGACGCAAGGGGCATGGTCTCCCTCGGCATCCCCCTTGCACTGGCCACGGACCTCAACCCCAATTGTATGACCGAGTCCATGCCATTCGTCATCGCACTATCTTGCTACTGCATGAGAATGAAGCCTTCGGAGGCCCTGACCGCCTCCACAATTAACGCAGCATACGCCATTGGCAGGGGCGCGGAACTCGGGAGCCTTGAGCCCGGAAAGAGGGCTGATGCTGTCATCCTTGACGCCCCGAACTACATCCACATCGCCTACCACTTTGGCGTCAACATCGTTGACACGGTCCTCAAGGGCGGCAGGGTGGTCATCCGGGGAGGAAGGCCTGTCTGGAAAAGGCGCAGCCGCGGTCCTTAG